GGATGAATGGACGCTGATCCAGAACAACTTCATGAGCCTGACGGAGGCTGAGATCCTCGAACCTTCAAACACAGGGGACATCagagtactactactactactactacaaagTACTACTGTCAGATACAAGTACAGCTGTCAGCATACAAGTACTACTGTAAGATATAAGTATTGATGTCAGAAAGCTTACCTCATCAGGTAGGCCATGATCAGAGCGGGAGACCGGCTGCGGCCGGCGGTGCAGTGGACCAGAGTCCCGCTGGTCCGGTTCAGGTTGATGCGTTCAGCCACGGGGTCAAAGTGGAGTCTCAGGGGGGCATGCGGTCGGTCCTGGATGGGGACATGGAGGACACGCAGGCCGTCCAGCTGAGGGTAGGACACGTCCTCCAGCCCGCTGGCGTTGATGATGAGCGTGATGTTCCTGCTGGAGAGGACGCTGAGGTTCAGGGCCGAGTCCAGACCGCAGAGGTACAGACCAGGACGCACCCGAGAGACCGCCATGACCTCCTGCAGGACAACAACGCCACACGCCTGCTGACATCACCTCAGGTCGAGAAAAAACGCCTGTTATTGGTTCCAGCTGAGAAACAAGTGATCTCGATCTGAACCAGTTTGTGTTTGGTCCAAATGTCCCCAACACCAGGAGGAGGAGCTAGACTCAGATTACACTTACTGAGAAAAAATGAGattaaataacaaatgtaatCTAGTAACTGTAGTCAGttacagtgactgagaaaatatgagattaaatgcaaaaataaatgtaattaatgatTGCAGTTACACTGACcgagaaaaacatgaatgattaaataaatgtaatttaataataGTAATCAGTTACaattactgagaaaaaatatataaaatataaaatatataattttttctgtcaataaaaactttcaaacacacagaacatGTCCGGaaacgcacgcacacacacagtgtgtcaCGGGGTAATGAGTCACAGTTTCAATCCGCTCAgtttcacttcagttttcacTCCGACTTTAACTTTACAGGTAaggtctctttctttttgtttccatttgtttgtgtttgtctgtcaaaCCTGGacagtcataataataataataacaataacaataataacaacaataacaataataatatgaatatcGAGACAAACTGTACATTAAAATCAGCTGCGGCCACGATTCATTCTGGAGACACCTCAACAACTTCCGccaaacttaattaaaaaatgtcgCAGTTTAATGTTTCCATTCTTATCTGCGTTTACCGTTTGTTTACAGCGAGCTGTtgatataaattattaattaatgtatATTCTGAAGAATTCGGCCTTGAAGTGA
This window of the Plectropomus leopardus isolate mb unplaced genomic scaffold, YSFRI_Pleo_2.0 unplaced_scaffold2295, whole genome shotgun sequence genome carries:
- the LOC121966060 gene encoding dual specificity protein phosphatase 14; translated protein: MAVSRVRPGLYLCGLDSALNLSVLSSRNITLIINASGLEDVSYPQLDGLRVLHVPIQDRPHAPLRLHFDPVAERINLNRTSGTLVHCTAGRSRSPALIMAYLMRFEDLSLRQAHEVVLDQRPFIRPNAGFWRQLMDYERTLFGRNSVRMARTSEGVLPEALRDSEDTDPELAYCINV